Sequence from the Thermocoleostomius sinensis A174 genome:
CAGAACAGCTGATCAAGTTGGGCTTGTGATCCCAGTAGAAATCTCGGTCTATGAAGATCGCAGCTTCACCTTTGTCCTCAAAACCCCTCCAGCGTCGGTTTTGATTTGCAAAGCCGCAGGAGTTGAGCGTGGATCGGGTGAACCGAATAAAAAGAAGGTTGGTTCTATAACTCGGGCCCAACTCCAAGAAATTGCCCAAACTAAAATGCCAGACCTCAACGCCAATGATATTGAGGCTGCTATGCGAATTGTGGAAGGCACAGCCCGCAATATGGGCATTACTGTTAAAGATTAAAGACTAGTGGATTAGCGCAGTCAGAAATAGAAGGACAGCTTTGCCGAAACCACTTTTTCTGCGTTTGTATCCTATGTTTTGATGTTCACCCAAGTCGGGGGAGAGGGAAGTCCTCGTTATGACCCCAGGAGATGAAAAAATGGCAAGAAAAGTATCACGACGCCTACAAGAACTGCAAAGCAAGGTTGAAAATCGAGCTTATGCACCCCTTGAGGCATTGGAATTACTCAAGGAAACAGCAACAGCCAAGTTTCCAGAGTCGGCTGAAGCTCATATTCGCTTGGGTATTGATCCGAAGTACACTGACCAACAGTTGCGCACTACGGTGGCGCTGCCGAAAGGAACTGGACAAACGGTTCGAGTTGCTGTAATTGCTCGCGGCGAAAAGGTGACAGAGGCAAATACCGCTGGTGCGGATATTGTCGGTTCTGAGGAACTGATCAACGAGATTCAGGGCGGCATGATGGACTTTGATGTCCTGATTGCAACACCTGACGTGATGCCTCAAGTGGCGAAGCTAGGACGATTATTGGGCCCTCGTGGGCTGATGCCGTCTCCCAAGGGCGGAACTGTGACCTTTGATATTGCTCAGGCAATCTCTGACTTTAAGGCAGGGAAGCTGGAGTTTCGGGCCGATCGCACTGGAATTGTCCATGTCATGTTTGGCAAGGCTGCTTTCTCGGCTGAAGATTTGTTGATTAATCTGAAGGCCCTGCAAGAGACGATCGATCGCAATCGTCCTTCCGGTGCAAAAGGCCGCTATTGGCGGAGTGTGTATGTAGCGGCTACAATGGGCCCTTCGATCGAGGTGGACGTTAATGCCCTGCGCGATTTGAAGCTAACGGATGCTGCCTAACGTCATGCAGACTGTGTTGGAAATAGGTAAACCATAGTGGGGGGGAGTAACGCACACCGCGAACAAGTTTTCAACTGAATAGCCCAAGCCAGAGACAGCAGGTGCAAAAAGGCTTAATCTCCTGCCGAGGTTTGCTCAAGTTTTCTGCAACGGCTTCACGATTGTGTGAAGTAGCGTCAGAAGCTTAGTTGAACCCCGGCCTTCTACACCGGGGTTTTGCACGTCTAGGGTTTGAATCAGTTGGAGGGACAAACTGTTGCATTGTCAGGCTTTAAGGAGGTGATACTGAATGGGTCGAACACTAGAAAATAAGCGAGAGATCGTGGCGGAGTTGAAGGAGTCGCTGACTGACACTCAACTCACAGTTGTGATTGACTACAAAGGATTGACGGTTGCTGAAATTACTAATTTGCGCAAACGTTTGATTCCAGCAGGCGCTGAGTGCAAAGTCACTAAAAATACGCTGATGCGGATTGCAGTTCAAGACGATCCCAATTGGCAACCGATCGCTGACCTCTGTAAGGAATCTTCGGCTTTCTTATTCTTGCGAGATGACTTAGGAGGGGCACTCAAAGCCTATCAAGAGTTCCAGAAAGCCACTAAGAAGACCGTGATTCGCGGTGGTGCGATGGAAGGTCGCTTGCTGACTGAAGCAGATGTTAAGGCGATCGCCGATCTGCCTTCCAAAGAGCAACTGATGGCTCAGATTGCTGGAGCAATCAATGGTGTGGCCACCAAGCTAGCCGTTGGCATCAACGAAGTGCCCGGTTCTTTAGCGCGGGCGTTACAGGCTGTTGCTGATAAAGACAAACAAGACGAAGCGGCCTAATCGAAGACGTGCGCATTGCTGTCTTGTATAACCGTCTCGATCGTCTGGCAAGTACGGAGCGATGACTAGTCTAGTTCTTCGCTGTCTACATTAACCACTAACTATCCATTAAAGGAGTTGATTCATGTCTGCAAAAACTGATGAAATCTTGGAACAGCTTAAAACCCTAACACTGCTAGAAGCTTCTGAGTTGGTTAAGCAAATTGAGGAAGCATTTGGCGTGAGTGCAGCCGCCCCAGTGGGTGGCATGATGATGGCGGCCCCGGCAGCGGGTGCAGCGGCCCCGGCAGAGGAAGTTGAAGAGAAGACTGAATTTGATGTCATTCTGGATGAAGTTCCAGCAGACAAGAAGATTGCAGTCCTCAAGGCGGTGCGTGAATTGACGGGTCTGGGTTTGAAAGAAGCCAAGGATTTGGTGGAATCTACACCCAAGCCGATCAAAGAAGGCATTGCCAAGGAAGTGGCTGAGGAAGCGAAGAAGACGATCGAAGCCGCTGGTGGTAAGGTTTCTATTAAGTAAGTCCGTTTTTGTTAGAGGAGTACCTTCGGTTTATTAGAGGAGTACCTTCGGTTTAAATTTCTCTTCAAAACATCGTTTGTTGAATGAGGGACATGGTTTATCCGTGTCCTTTTCGTTATTGCATGGTCTCTGCGTTTCAGCAAATAATTCTCATGATGTACTCGACTGAGCAAGAGCCACCCTTCGATTCTCAAGCCTATGCTTTGGCAATCCATACAACCAGCACTGATCTAGGACTCGCTTTGGGTCAGTTCTCCAGCGATCGACGGCAGCAAGTTTGGACAGGATTAGGACAAAACGCTTCTACCTTACTGCACAATTACTTAGCTGAGTTTATGCGGCCGCAAACCTGGACAGATCTAGCCTTTATTGCCGTTGCTATTGGCCCAGGTGGATTTACCGGTACGCGCTTAGGCGTCGTGACAGCCCGTACTTTGGCTCAACAACTCAACATTCCGTTGTTTGGTAGATCTTCCCTCGCCATCGTGGCTTGGCAAACCCATACCTCAACTGTAAACAGCCAAGCTGTCAATTCAGCGATTAACGCAGATATTGCTGTACAGATGCCTGCCCATCGCGGCAAGCTGTATGGAGGCATTTATTCAGTTGACCCAAAACTCGGCGTCAATGCCAAGCTGGTTGATACAGTACTAGACCCCGCCCAGTGGCAAGAAACGCTCGATCGCTGGCATCACCCCTATCAGTTGGTGCAAGCAGAAGGGGGACTAGGCGCAACAGCCAGTTCCTTACTAGAGTTAGCCTATTTAGCTTGGCAGCGGGGTGAACGCCCCCATTGGGATGCCGTTTTGCCATTTTATGGTCAAAGTCCGGTGTAGGACTTTTGATTGAGCAGAAATCAGCAGACTGCTTTAGCGAGTGTCATGACCCATCACCCACTACCTACTCAATTACCTATTCACTGTGACCGATCGCCACTTCAAACGGCCCTAGCATTCGATCGCGTTTTAACCATTTCCAGAGTTGCTTGTCGGTGAAATCAGCAATCACGAGCGATACTCCGAGATCATACAGTTCGGCAGGTGAGTGAGTTGAAGCAATTCCCACCGTTGGAATCCCAGCACCCCTGGCCGATCGAATACCAGAGGGGGAATCTTCAAAGGCGATCGTCTCAGCAGCAGAAACCCCTAATTGCTCTAAGGCTAGCTGATAGGGCAACGGATCAGGCTTGCCCTTGAGCAGTTCGTCCCCCAGAATCACAACTGGAAAAGTCGCCTCTAACTGCAACACTCGCAGCATAAATCGAGCATTTTCAACGGGCGCATTTGTAACAACGGCTTGCTTTAGATTGTGCTGTGCTGCCCAAGCCAAGAGTTCTGCCAAACCTGGGGTTGAGACAAGCACCTGTTCTGCCCGATCGCGAAAATTCGCCTCCTTTTGCCAACTTAACTGCTCTCCTGCTACATCCGAGAGATGAGGCAACAAGTCTTTGACAATTTCTTGATTTCGCCGTCCGCTAAAGTTTGTCTGATAAAAATCTAGACTAATGTCTAGCCCTTGATCTAACAGTAGTTCGCGCCATGTTTCAAAGTGAATGGGGTCAGTGTTGGCAAGCGTTCCATCCAAATCGAACAGCAGTGCCTTAAGCATGAAGTTCCTCAGCTACTCGCTTCGTTGCTTTGTAGAACGGGGTTGTTCTGTAACAAAGTGTAACAGACGAATTGCCACCATACTAGTGGATTAGAATGTTGAGCCATTCCAGCCCCACATTGAGCCTTTGGCATCAGCAAACTCGATATAGATGCGGTTAGTGGGCACTCCCAGTGCTTGGGCGATCGTTTGGCAAAACTCCTGACTCATGGCTTTAGTTTGAGTGGGATTTATGCTGCCAACGCTTTTGATTTCGATGTAACAAACGGGGTCGGTTGTCCCGGCGAAGGTCATCGCCACTCCAGGTTCAAATGCCGTTATCACATAGGACTCTGGCTTGCCTAATTGCTTAGCTAAGCTGGACGATAGCTGCTTCAGTAAGGACTCAACGCTGTCCTGAGCAGGAGCAGCAACGGAGGTTTGAACTTTAATCAATGGCATGGGAAACGAGAGAAAAAAGGAAAGAAGGAGAAAGGCTAGGAGATGAAGGATAAAAAGTATTTACTTTCGTTGCAATTATCCGCCGTACTGCCAGCCCGTACTCTCTAGGAGCAGCGGATCACCCTCACGATGAATGCCTGCCGCAATGACTTCGCCTACGAAGACGGTGTGATCGCCCTTTCCCACTGAGCCAACCACTTGACATTCTACATAGCCGATCGCATCAGAAATGATGGGACAGCCCGTTTCACCCAGGTAAAATTCGACATCTTCAAACTTGTTGCCAACACGTCGCTGGGGTTTGAAGAATTTTTGTGCTAAGTCCTTTTGTCCCGCTTCCAAAATGCTGAGGGCAAACACTTGGCTAGACTGAATCATGGCGTGAGAGCCGGAATCTTGGCGTACACAATTCACGACAAGGGGGGGTTGAAACGATGCCTGCATGACCCAACTGACTGTGAAGCCGTTTACTTCTTCTCCGTCCTTGACTCCACAGATGTAGAGACCATGAGGAATTTTGCGCAGCATGGTTTTCTTAGCCTGTTCGTCTAGCAAGAATCTATCCTCTTTTTACGTGCGTCACGTTGATTAGTGTATCGCCAATTGTCAGCAGAATGAACCATCCTAGCGATAGGCGAATGATTGCTCACCGGATTCCTCACACCGTTTATGAATCGGACGTTGCTGATTGGATTGCGATCGAATTGGGTGCAACTCTCGATCGGCTGAAGCCATTGGGGTTTTAATCAGAGGTTTGGGAAAATAGAAAAGAGATACCATAAAGCAATTATGAAGTCCCACTATACTCGCAGCCAAGAGCGCATTCTCACATTGCTGAAGTCCCTCAATCGGGCCATTTCCGCCCAGGATATTTATGTGGAAATGCGCAATCGTAATCAGAGTATGGGGTTAGCAACGGTGTATCGATCGCTAGAGGCCTTGAAACTAGAGGGAGTGGTACAGGTGCGTACGTTGGCGAACGGAGAGTCGCTGTATAGCCTGATTCAGGAAGATCGTCATCATCTCACCTGTCTTCAATGTGGAGCCTCTATTCCCATTAATGAATGTCCAGTGCACGAACTGGAAAATCAACTGCACCAGTCGTATCAATTCAAGATTTTTTATCACACCCTCGAGTTTTTTGGCTTGTGTACACAGTGTCAAGTCGTTCAAACCAACGGCAGCAGTGCCGAGTAGTGTTTATCTTATAGCCCTAGTTTGTCTAAGACTGGACGGGTGGAAACAATGTGACGGTCTAAACCCAGTTCCTGGGGGGCAATGCCTACAGCTAATCCGACGAGTTGCGGCAAGTGCAGTACGGGCAAGCCCAACCGCTCCCCAATTACTTGCTCGACTTCTGGTTGACGTGAGTCCAAATTCAAATGACACAGCGGGCATGGTGTCACCATACAGTCGGCTCCAGCCGCGATCGCTTCCTGGATATGCCCACCTGCCATTTTGAAAGACTGAGTGGTGGCATAGCTAGACAGGGGCCAGCCACAGCATTGGGTACGTCCACGATAGTCTACTGGCGTGGCTCCTACGGCTCGGAACACATTTTCCATCGACTGCGGATTGTACGGATCGTCGTAGGGTAAGTGTTTTTGCGATCGCAGCAGATAGCAGCCATAAAACGAGGCGCATTTCAGCCCTTCTAGCTTGCGCGTTACCTTTTGTTGTAGGCTTTCTAAGCCAAAATCCCCGACCAAAGCCCACAGTAAATGCTTAACTTCACTGCTGCCTTTGTAGGGAGAGCAACCTTCTTGTTGCAGCAATCCATTGATTTTCTCTAAATAAGCGGGGTTGGATTGATGGGCAGCTTTCAAGCGTTCGTCTACCTGACCAATGACGCCTTGGCAAGTACTGCAATGGGTCAACAGCGGTAAGTTCAGCGATTCTGCTAGGGCAATGTTGCGCGCATTGACGGTATCTTCCAGCAGCAGAGAATTTTCTTTAAACGTACCCGAACCGCAACAAGCCGCTTTCTTCAATTCCACTAATTCAATTCCCAGAGCTTGCGTTAAGGCATGGGTAGCCATATACAGTTCTCGGCAAGCACCCTGAGCCACGCATCCAGGGAAATAAGCATACTTAAGAGTCATGATTTAACGAAATGGAGTCTCAAAGATTAGAGTCCCAAATCCGATCGTAAGGACAGATCACAGGACGCTATCTTTATCATCGCTTGCACAACCAGAACGATCGCGAACTTCTTACACTCCTTTAAGGAGATTAGCAAAAGAAGATCCACCCTAGAAGATAAGGCAGCAGAGATAAAGATCAAGAAGTTTCCGCTTTCAAGCTATACTCAGCAACACTCGGTAGCGCGATCTTCACGGTTATGTTTTCTGAAATCTTCTATGTCATTCGTTCTAGACGCGACGGTCAGTACATTATGGCTCGTCCCATGCAAGCAACGGACAGCGATGGTCAGCCAGCCCCAATCCCAACGTACTTGCTGTTATTTAAGGAACATTTTGACGCCCTCACTTATCTGAATACCCATAGCCCAGAACTCGCGGATCAATTCACCGTAGAGTCAATGGCGAGCAATCAATTGGGAAGCGTACTCCAGCGATGGGATTTCACAGGTATAGGAGTGGTACAAGATCCGTTATTGCCACAGATTGATATTATGGATACACAAAATCCTAACGGCTAGCTACGGTTGCTCTGCTTTGGATGAAGCGCTCTAGATGAAGCGCGATCGAACCTCAAGCGTGATTGCTGGCACGAATTGCCTGAAGAAATTCTTTGATAGCTGGCGGTTGGTCTTGAGGACGAATAAATTGAGCAAACAGCGTCCAGTCTAAGTCTGGAAAAAACTGGCTACGAGTCATCGCTTAGCATTGCGCTTGACGCAAATCATGAAGGGTTAACTGCTGATTCTGCCAAATCAATACTTCTGGTACACCCAGCCCTTGATACACCGCTAGCTTATCTACGCCTCCACCGGTCAAGTTCACTTCGATAGCAAAATCAGGAAGCTCTTTAAGCATACCTATGCAATAACACTCATCGGGTTCCAGTCCACGCGCTTCAGCTTCCCGTCGAAACATGGTAGAGCCATAGTCATGTAAAGCAATATCTACTTCTTCGGCATAGCGTTCTAGAAGTCTGGCAATCACCTTTTGATCAGTTCGTGTTCAGGCGAGGGCATAAAAATTTCTAGCATTCCCTCTAAATAAATCAGCCGTAAGCCAGGATAGTCGCCGAGGGTTGCCAGAAGATTCTTATACTGTTGCCACGTCACGCTTGGTAAGACAACTCGTTGTTCTGCAATAGTTGACAGTGATGGAGTTGAGGTAGTCATGATGGAGAAATGGCTGATTGGCGATTAAAAAAGCGGCGGAATATTGAATCCTTTCAAGGTTTGTTGTTGTTCTGGCTCACTCAGTTGCTTCGCTTGCACTAACACCCCAAAGTTACCCAATCCCATCGGGTCAGCCAGAGCATGAAGGGTTTCGCGACGCTGCAAAATGTCTTGGAGCGATTGATCTGGTTCTGGGGTAGACAGGGCGGCTATTCGATCGCTCAATCCCAGTGCCATTAGAAATAACCCCTGTTGTGTAAACCCGATCGTCTGCAAGCCCAATCGTTCGCCCTGTCGCTCTAAGGCCGTAAAGTCCACATGGGCGGTGATGTCCTGCTGCCCAATGGCCACATAGGGATCAGAATGATGGTGATGTTGGTAATAGCACTGAAGTGTGCCCTCGGAGCGAGTAGGACTGTAATAGCGATGGGCGGGATAACCATAGTCGATCGTCAACACATAGCCGCGCTGCAATCGATTGCTGACTGTCTCTAGCCAATCCAACGCCGCCAAATTGACTTCACTGCGGTAGCCATCGGCATAGCGATCGGACGGAAAAGGCAAATCAATTAAATCAAAATACTCCACGAGTTTTGGGGTCGAGGGAGCCGCAATTACTTCCTCAAATCTTGAACCCGCTTTCCCTGCATCTGCTGCCACTGTGACGTACACTTCCTGCAATTGCCCTGCGTCGATCGCAATTTGATGCACGGGCAACGCATCGACCAGTTCGTTAGAGAAACAGCAGCCAATAATGGAATCTTCAGGAATCTCTTCCCAAGTGCGCCAATACAAGTGACTCCAGGAACGAGTTAACGGCTGCAATCGCTGTTGTTGTTCAGCAATCAGGGCGGCTGATTTCTCAATAATGAAATAATTCAGGGCAGCAAAGCACTCGAAATGATGGCGATGCAAATACCGGACGATATCTTGAACGAGCAAACCTTGTCCGGCTCCCATTTCCACCAGCGTAAAGGGATGGGGGCGATCGAGGATTTGCCACATCTGGGCAAACTGCTCGGCTAGCAATTCGCCAAAGTCTTTGCCTAAATGCGGTGAGGTGAAAAAATCCCGTTGAATGCCTGTGCGGCGAGTGGAATAGTAACCATGCTGCGGATGATACAGCGCTAACTCCATGAACTCAGCGAATGCGATCCGCTGCTGTGGGGTAGCGGCAATGCATTGGGCAATGATGTCACACAAGTCAGAATTGCTGTCAGCGATCGTCAGGGGCGGATGGGTCATGGAATTTGGCCATACGAATTCATTCTGATCTTACGAATTGCTCGATGGCTTGTGACATTATCCCTGTTCCAGTTGGGGAATATACAGCCCACGCTGGTAGCTCCAGGCAATACCATCGGGGTCTAAGCGTTGCGTCCATTCGCTGAAATCGGGCGCATACTTGCGACGACGAATGGCTCCTTTGGCAGTCTTCAGCCGGCGAGACAGTTGACTAGTGGAGTGCGCTTGCATGGGGCTGCGATCGGCCTCTTCGAGCAGCGACAGATAGGTATCCCAAAATAGAAACAGGCTGATAAAAAATAGAAAAATAACCGATTCTGGTCGTCTCAGCAGATCGGGCGCATGGCGTTCGTGAGGATTTTCACTTGCAGATGAAATTTCACGTGCGGGTGCGGTCTCAGTCTCTTGTAGGACAATTGCCGAAGTCTCAGTCTCGTTAAGCGCTAGAGGAGCTTCAGAGGATTCCATGGCGGGTATTGGGTTCTCGCTAGAGGACAGAGGGATTGGTGCTACTGGATTCTCTTCAACGGATTTTTCTTCAACAGAGAGGGGGACGAACCGATCGACCAGCCCAGTTAAAGAAGCGTGATGTTTCCAGCAGGATTCCGTTTCAAGATAGATCGTTTTTTGCCAAGCGGGAACCCAATTTCCCTGTTGCCGACCATAAATATCCACCGTTGTAATCTGCTCAACATTCAGAATCTTCATGCTGTGTTGCACAAACTCGATCGCAGCCGGCATTGGTGGAACTTGTTGACTCTCCAACAGCATCTGAAGTCGATCGTCCTGACGGCGCACCCGCAGCTTGATGCCGTGCGGCTGAGTTACATAATTTAACAACGTGGCAATGGCGATCGGATGTCCCTGACGAGCCAGGGACAGAATCACATAACCAAATACGTAACCAGACATAGGCAGAAGGATAGAGCCTAAAGGCTAAGTAATGAGGGATAAAGCAACAACGTTACGACAGTAATAACGCTAGAGTGGCATTGATGACTCGTTGGGCAGTTCCGGTAAAAAAGTTGCGATCGATTGTGTCGAAGGTGTCACTGGGCTGATGGTAATGGGGGTTGCGAAAGTTGGCGGTATCAGTAATTAAAACGGCTCCTAACCCCTTGCGCCAAAACGGAACA
This genomic interval carries:
- a CDS encoding phenylpyruvate tautomerase MIF-related protein, with the translated sequence MPLIKVQTSVAAPAQDSVESLLKQLSSSLAKQLGKPESYVITAFEPGVAMTFAGTTDPVCYIEIKSVGSINPTQTKAMSQEFCQTIAQALGVPTNRIYIEFADAKGSMWGWNGSTF
- the rplA gene encoding 50S ribosomal protein L1; translated protein: MARKVSRRLQELQSKVENRAYAPLEALELLKETATAKFPESAEAHIRLGIDPKYTDQQLRTTVALPKGTGQTVRVAVIARGEKVTEANTAGADIVGSEELINEIQGGMMDFDVLIATPDVMPQVAKLGRLLGPRGLMPSPKGGTVTFDIAQAISDFKAGKLEFRADRTGIVHVMFGKAAFSAEDLLINLKALQETIDRNRPSGAKGRYWRSVYVAATMGPSIEVDVNALRDLKLTDAA
- a CDS encoding flavin reductase family protein, producing the protein MLDEQAKKTMLRKIPHGLYICGVKDGEEVNGFTVSWVMQASFQPPLVVNCVRQDSGSHAMIQSSQVFALSILEAGQKDLAQKFFKPQRRVGNKFEDVEFYLGETGCPIISDAIGYVECQVVGSVGKGDHTVFVGEVIAAGIHREGDPLLLESTGWQYGG
- the rplL gene encoding 50S ribosomal protein L7/L12 — protein: MSAKTDEILEQLKTLTLLEASELVKQIEEAFGVSAAAPVGGMMMAAPAAGAAAPAEEVEEKTEFDVILDEVPADKKIAVLKAVRELTGLGLKEAKDLVESTPKPIKEGIAKEVAEEAKKTIEAAGGKVSIK
- a CDS encoding Fur family transcriptional regulator translates to MKSHYTRSQERILTLLKSLNRAISAQDIYVEMRNRNQSMGLATVYRSLEALKLEGVVQVRTLANGESLYSLIQEDRHHLTCLQCGASIPINECPVHELENQLHQSYQFKIFYHTLEFFGLCTQCQVVQTNGSSAE
- the rplJ gene encoding 50S ribosomal protein L10, with protein sequence MGRTLENKREIVAELKESLTDTQLTVVIDYKGLTVAEITNLRKRLIPAGAECKVTKNTLMRIAVQDDPNWQPIADLCKESSAFLFLRDDLGGALKAYQEFQKATKKTVIRGGAMEGRLLTEADVKAIADLPSKEQLMAQIAGAINGVATKLAVGINEVPGSLARALQAVADKDKQDEAA
- a CDS encoding class I SAM-dependent methyltransferase, which codes for MTHPPLTIADSNSDLCDIIAQCIAATPQQRIAFAEFMELALYHPQHGYYSTRRTGIQRDFFTSPHLGKDFGELLAEQFAQMWQILDRPHPFTLVEMGAGQGLLVQDIVRYLHRHHFECFAALNYFIIEKSAALIAEQQQRLQPLTRSWSHLYWRTWEEIPEDSIIGCCFSNELVDALPVHQIAIDAGQLQEVYVTVAADAGKAGSRFEEVIAAPSTPKLVEYFDLIDLPFPSDRYADGYRSEVNLAALDWLETVSNRLQRGYVLTIDYGYPAHRYYSPTRSEGTLQCYYQHHHHSDPYVAIGQQDITAHVDFTALERQGERLGLQTIGFTQQGLFLMALGLSDRIAALSTPEPDQSLQDILQRRETLHALADPMGLGNFGVLVQAKQLSEPEQQQTLKGFNIPPLF
- a CDS encoding HAD family hydrolase, translating into MLKALLFDLDGTLANTDPIHFETWRELLLDQGLDISLDFYQTNFSGRRNQEIVKDLLPHLSDVAGEQLSWQKEANFRDRAEQVLVSTPGLAELLAWAAQHNLKQAVVTNAPVENARFMLRVLQLEATFPVVILGDELLKGKPDPLPYQLALEQLGVSAAETIAFEDSPSGIRSARGAGIPTVGIASTHSPAELYDLGVSLVIADFTDKQLWKWLKRDRMLGPFEVAIGHSE
- the tsaB gene encoding tRNA (adenosine(37)-N6)-threonylcarbamoyltransferase complex dimerization subunit type 1 TsaB, producing MMYSTEQEPPFDSQAYALAIHTTSTDLGLALGQFSSDRRQQVWTGLGQNASTLLHNYLAEFMRPQTWTDLAFIAVAIGPGGFTGTRLGVVTARTLAQQLNIPLFGRSSLAIVAWQTHTSTVNSQAVNSAINADIAVQMPAHRGKLYGGIYSVDPKLGVNAKLVDTVLDPAQWQETLDRWHHPYQLVQAEGGLGATASSLLELAYLAWQRGERPHWDAVLPFYGQSPV
- a CDS encoding Uma2 family endonuclease produces the protein MIARLLERYAEEVDIALHDYGSTMFRREAEARGLEPDECYCIGMLKELPDFAIEVNLTGGGVDKLAVYQGLGVPEVLIWQNQQLTLHDLRQAQC
- a CDS encoding CoB--CoM heterodisulfide reductase iron-sulfur subunit B family protein, with amino-acid sequence MTLKYAYFPGCVAQGACRELYMATHALTQALGIELVELKKAACCGSGTFKENSLLLEDTVNARNIALAESLNLPLLTHCSTCQGVIGQVDERLKAAHQSNPAYLEKINGLLQQEGCSPYKGSSEVKHLLWALVGDFGLESLQQKVTRKLEGLKCASFYGCYLLRSQKHLPYDDPYNPQSMENVFRAVGATPVDYRGRTQCCGWPLSSYATTQSFKMAGGHIQEAIAAGADCMVTPCPLCHLNLDSRQPEVEQVIGERLGLPVLHLPQLVGLAVGIAPQELGLDRHIVSTRPVLDKLGL
- the rplK gene encoding 50S ribosomal protein L11 — protein: MAKKVVAIIKLAINAGKANPAPPIGPALGQHGVNIMMFCKEYNARTADQVGLVIPVEISVYEDRSFTFVLKTPPASVLICKAAGVERGSGEPNKKKVGSITRAQLQEIAQTKMPDLNANDIEAAMRIVEGTARNMGITVKD